CTACACCACCCTCACCTATCATGAGGCAGAGGGCGGCACCGACCATCTGAACGAGGGCAGCGAGAAAATCGACGAGAAGATTGAAGAGACTATCGACTGGGTATCTTTCAAGAACCAGTTCTTCTCTGCCATCATGGTGGCTAAGGACAACTTCGACAAGGATGCCTTCATGACTTCTATTCCTCAGGAAAAGGGTACTGGCTACCTGAAGCAGTTCCAGGCTAAGATGAAGACTTCCTTCGACCCAACCGGCAAGAAGGCGTCTGAGTTTGAGTTCTACTTCGGTCCTAACGACTTCCAGATTCTGAAGAACACAGAGAAGGAGAGCACCTTCGGCAAGGATCTGGAGTTCCAGAAGCTCGTTTATCTGGGATGGCCTATCATCCGCTGGATCAACCGTTTCTTCACACTCTACGTGTTCGACTGGCTGAGCAATGTATTCCCAATGGGTATCGTATTGATTCTCATCACTTTGCTCCTGAAGCTCATCACCTACCCTATGGTGAAGAAGAGCTACATGAGTTCTGCCAAGATGCGTGTGTTGAAGCCAAAGCTCGAGGCAGCTACCGCTCAGTTCAACAAGCCAGAGGATCAGATGCAGAAGCAGCAGGCGATGATGGCAGAGTATGCTAAGTATGGTGTAAGCCCACTGTCAGGCTGTTTGCCAATGCTGATTCAGATGCCGGTTTGGGTTGCGATGTTCAACTTCGTTCCTAACGCCATCCAGCTTCGTGGTGAGAAGTTCTTGTGGATGAACGACTTGAGCACCTTCGACCCAATCTTCGAGTGGCACACCAACATCTGGTTGATTGGCGACCACTTGAGTTTGACCTGTATTCTCTTCTGCGTAGCCAACCTGTTGTACTCATGGATGACGATGCGCCAGCAGCGTGATCAGATGGTAGGTCAGCAGGCAGAGCAGATGAAGATGATGCAGTGGATGATGTATCTCATGCCATTGATGTTCTTCTTCATGTTCAACGACTACTCAGCAGGTTTGAACTTCTACTATTTCATCTCCTTGTTCTTCAGTGCCGCAATCATGTGGACCTTGCGCAAGACCACCAACGACGAGAAGCTCCTCGCCATTCTGGAGAAGCGCTATCAGGAGAACAAAAACAATCCTAAGAAGGCAAGCGGCTTGATGGCCAGAATGCAGGCCCTCCAGGAGTTGCAGCGCAAGCAGCAGGAAGAGATGATGCGTAAGCAGGCTGAACTGAACGAGAAAAAGAATAATCTCGGAAAATAAAGTTTTCTAGATAAAAATGAAAGCGTAATGGATTACCCAGAAAAGGTGTTCATTACGCTTTTTTTATATGATTACATAATTAAAGCCAAAAAAAGATTGTTAAAAAGCCCCAAAAGCTTGGCAGTGTAACTATTTTTAGTTACATTTGCAGTCGAATACATAAAGAATGTGACAAATGAACAAGAAAGATAAACTTTTGAAACGCTTCTATAGTCTGCCGAAAGATTTTACTTTCGACGAGATGGTTAGTGTATTTTCCTGCTATGGGTTTCATCAGGAAAACAAAGGAACAACTTCTGGTTCAAGAGTCATATTTGTCAATGACATAGATGGCAATAGCTACATCATGCACAAGCCTCATCCTTCAAATATTATCAAAGGATATGTTATGAGACAAGTATTCACATTTCTAAAAGCTAATGGATATATTAATAAATAGGAGGAACATAATATGGGATTATTAAAATATAAAGGTTATACGGGTAGCGTAGATTATAGTGAGGAGGACAATTGCTTATATGGCAAGGTTCTCGGAATGAGCAAGGATATGATTACCTACGAAGGTCAAGATGTCAATGAACTACGAAGGGATTTTGAAGGCGCAATAGATGACTATCTGACTTTCTGTAAAGCCAATGGCAAGACACCTCGTGCACCTTATAGTGGCAACTTGAATATCCGCATTACTCCTGAAATTCATAGCCGTATTGCAATGATGGCGATGCAAGCAGGAACAACCATCAATGGTTTTATTCGTGACACACTAGCTAATGTTACAGGAGTAACTCCAGTCACAAACGCATAACATTACCCCCGAAAAGGTATAATTTGTTAAATGATATTATAAATTATACCTTTTTCGGGGGTATTTTCATTTTTTATTCGTATATTTGTCCCCGAAAGGGTATAATATAATATCTTTAATAGTAGGATTTTACCCGAAAGGGTATAAAATGAATAAAATATGAGCAATACATTATCATCATACGTCAAGGAAATGCGCAAGCAATTCGGATTGACTCAAGTAGATTTGGCCGCGAAATCGGGCGTAGGTCTCCGATTCGTAAGAGAACTGGAGCAGGGAAAGGAAACATTGCGACTCGATAAAGTAAATCAGGTTCTCCTCCTCTTCGGCCAGGAAATCGGCCCCGTTCCTATCAAAAAAGAATAAAAATAGAATTTTATGAAACAAGGAAAGATTTATCTCTACAACCAATACGTAGGTCTGCTGACGGAAGATGAAACGGGCTTCACCTTCGCCTATGATGCAGATTACCTGGCATCAAGTCAAGCCGAAGCCGTGAGCCTCACACTCCCGTTATCCAACGAACCCTACCACGATACCGTACTGTTTCCCTTCTTCGATGGGTTAATCCCAGAAGGATGGCTGCTGAACATCGCAGAAAGCAGTTGGAAAATCAACCAGCGGGATAGAATGTCACTCCTCCTCGCCTGCTGCAAGGATTGCATCGGAGCCGTCAGCGTCATCCCAGTAGATGACTCCCCTGCAGAAGGAACAAATGCTTCACCCCAAAACTAGAAAGGAGAAAGAAATATGGAAAAATGTCTATATTGCTATAAACCGCTCAAGCCAGGCCTGGTAGATTACCACCCTGCTTGTGCCAAGAAACTCTTCGGCACCAAGGAAGCCCCTGTTCTACCCTATGTAAGAAAGGAAATCGGCGACCTGGCAAAGCAAGTAGTGCGTGCCCAAACCACCCTCACGGGTGTGCAGGCAAAGCTCTCGCTCGATGTAAACCCAGGCGGAAAGAACGAACCATCCCGCTTCACCATTGTAGGCCTTTGGGGAAAATACATCCTCAAGCCCCAAACCGATCGCTATCGCTGTCTTCCCGAAATAGAAGACCTCACGATGCACCTCGCAGAAGCCGCCAAAATCGCCGTGGTTCCCCATGGCTTGATTCGCTTTGCCGATGGCGAACTCTGCTACATCACCCGGAGAATAGACCGCCAGGACGATGGAACAAAAATACCGATGGAGGATATGTGCCAGCTGTCCGAGCGTCTCACCGAATACAAATACAAAGGATCCTACGAGCAGGTAGCCAAACTCATCAAAAAGTATTCCTCCTTCTCGCAGCTCGACCTCGTGAACTATTGGGAGTTAGTCATCTTCTCGTGGATTACCGGCAACGCCGACATGCACCTCAAGAACTTCTCGCTCTACAACAACCGCAAATTGGGCTATGGCTTAACCCCTGCCTACGACCTTCTCTGCACCAAGATTGTAATGCCGGAAGATACAGAAGAACTCGCCCTGACGCTCAATGGCAGAAAGCGAAAGATTCAGAAAGCAGATTTCATCAAGGTAATGACCGCATCAGGACTCAGCGAAAAGGTAATCAACAACATCGCCAAGAAATTCCGTCGCTCCATCGTGAAATGGCTCGACCTGATAGAAGCCTCCTTTCTGCCGGATAGCATGAAGAAAGAATATAAAAAACTGATTCTCAGCAGAGTCATGGCTTTGAGATAATTTCTTTCTGAAATTATTTCTGCAATTCTTTCCGCCAAGCAGAACAAACGAGAATAAAAAAAACAAAAAATAAGAATAGTATAAACAAAATAAAAGAAATGAAGAAAATACTCTTATCACTTTTAGCAGCTGTTGGCTTATCAACCACCGGCTGCTCAGCACAGGCTGGCCAATCATCAAAATCAGCCCCATCCGACGGCATCATCGTATTGGCTCCACAGACCTTTATCAACCAGGCAAAGGCAGATACAACCAGCATCATTCTAGATGTCCGCACTTCCAAGGAATATGCAGAAGGACATCTGGCAGGTGCCCAACAATTGGATTACCTCAATCCCGAAGCATTCGATGCC
The Segatella copri DNA segment above includes these coding regions:
- the yidC gene encoding membrane protein insertase YidC gives rise to the protein MNKNNIFGFLLIAVVLIGFSWYNQPSAEEQRTAFVQDSIAKAKHAEMEKASKAAADKRQADAKAKIEADSTALFYSALKGQAKTVTLENEKVALTLNTKGGTVEKAVIKGYVGHNLQVKDGSADQKDVTLFDGKDQCLKFMLEAKEANIITSDLYFTPSNVTKNSVTMTAVAAPGKTLSMTYTLGKGYMLHMSLQAEGMSGLFSPNCNKMSIDWSDKARQQERGFMFENRYTTLTYHEAEGGTDHLNEGSEKIDEKIEETIDWVSFKNQFFSAIMVAKDNFDKDAFMTSIPQEKGTGYLKQFQAKMKTSFDPTGKKASEFEFYFGPNDFQILKNTEKESTFGKDLEFQKLVYLGWPIIRWINRFFTLYVFDWLSNVFPMGIVLILITLLLKLITYPMVKKSYMSSAKMRVLKPKLEAATAQFNKPEDQMQKQQAMMAEYAKYGVSPLSGCLPMLIQMPVWVAMFNFVPNAIQLRGEKFLWMNDLSTFDPIFEWHTNIWLIGDHLSLTCILFCVANLLYSWMTMRQQRDQMVGQQAEQMKMMQWMMYLMPLMFFFMFNDYSAGLNFYYFISLFFSAAIMWTLRKTTNDEKLLAILEKRYQENKNNPKKASGLMARMQALQELQRKQQEEMMRKQAELNEKKNNLGK
- a CDS encoding type II toxin-antitoxin system HicA family toxin; the encoded protein is MNKKDKLLKRFYSLPKDFTFDEMVSVFSCYGFHQENKGTTSGSRVIFVNDIDGNSYIMHKPHPSNIIKGYVMRQVFTFLKANGYINK
- a CDS encoding type II toxin-antitoxin system HicB family antitoxin, with amino-acid sequence MGLLKYKGYTGSVDYSEEDNCLYGKVLGMSKDMITYEGQDVNELRRDFEGAIDDYLTFCKANGKTPRAPYSGNLNIRITPEIHSRIAMMAMQAGTTINGFIRDTLANVTGVTPVTNA
- a CDS encoding helix-turn-helix transcriptional regulator, with amino-acid sequence MSNTLSSYVKEMRKQFGLTQVDLAAKSGVGLRFVRELEQGKETLRLDKVNQVLLLFGQEIGPVPIKKE
- a CDS encoding HipA N-terminal domain-containing protein, whose translation is MKQGKIYLYNQYVGLLTEDETGFTFAYDADYLASSQAEAVSLTLPLSNEPYHDTVLFPFFDGLIPEGWLLNIAESSWKINQRDRMSLLLACCKDCIGAVSVIPVDDSPAEGTNASPQN
- a CDS encoding HipA domain-containing protein encodes the protein MEKCLYCYKPLKPGLVDYHPACAKKLFGTKEAPVLPYVRKEIGDLAKQVVRAQTTLTGVQAKLSLDVNPGGKNEPSRFTIVGLWGKYILKPQTDRYRCLPEIEDLTMHLAEAAKIAVVPHGLIRFADGELCYITRRIDRQDDGTKIPMEDMCQLSERLTEYKYKGSYEQVAKLIKKYSSFSQLDLVNYWELVIFSWITGNADMHLKNFSLYNNRKLGYGLTPAYDLLCTKIVMPEDTEELALTLNGRKRKIQKADFIKVMTASGLSEKVINNIAKKFRRSIVKWLDLIEASFLPDSMKKEYKKLILSRVMALR
- a CDS encoding rhodanese-like domain-containing protein: MKKILLSLLAAVGLSTTGCSAQAGQSSKSAPSDGIIVLAPQTFINQAKADTTSIILDVRTSKEYAEGHLAGAQQLDYLNPEAFDAGISKLDKSRTYYIYCRSGKRSHGACQKMKKQGFKVYDMEGGILNWTKLGMPVER